GTTTTCTTTCAACCATGCCATTTTGTTATGGTGTATGTACACAACTACTTTGGTGCACAATCCCATGTTGGTTCAACAACTCATTACATTTGGAATTAAAAAATTCAGTGTCATTATCTGACCTTATGACTTTGATAGCAGCATCAAATTGAGTTTTTATCATAGACAAAAAATCTTGTAATACTACTATGACATCTGACTTGAATTGCAACAAGAATACCCAAGTAAATCTGTTATGATCATCAACAATAGTAAGGAAATAAGATTTCTTATAAAGAGTAGCAGTTTTATAAGGTCCCCAAAGGTCTAAATGTACAAGTTGGAATGGAAATTCACTACATGAGTCACTAATTGAGAACTTCAATCTAGATTGTTTAGCCGTTGGACATACTGAACAATTTTCATGTACTAGCCTATTACATTTGCCTTTTATTACTGCTATATGTATCCATTTCATGATTGACAAAGATGGATGCCCAAGTCTCGTATGCCATAGATGATAGTTTCCAGAAGTAGTATCCATTGTTGCTGTCATATTTATTCCTGTAGAGTACTTGTTTATTTGTTTCATGTGTCTCTCACCTCCTGATCTGAAGATGTACAAGCCACATTTCTCCTTACCAATCCCCATCACCTTGCCACTGAATAGATCTTGAAATACACAGAAATCAGGAAAGAAGGAAACAGAACATGATAGTTTCTTGGTAAACCTAGAGACTGACAATAGGTTGAATCTAAAGCCAGGTACAAATAGGAATTCCTTATAACTGACTCATCAAACACATTTGTCTCTCATATGTGTGTGATATCAGCCTTACCACCTATAGGCAAGTATATTTTGTCATTGCTGGAGTTTTCTACTTTCTCATATTTCAACAGGTTTTCTAAACTAGCTGTAATGTGGTGAGTAGCCCCAGAGTCAACTATCCATTCAATATGTGGAATGTATGAATGAAAACATGTGATAGTACCTGATGAATTTGTTGCAAGTTGGCTATCTGCAACATCCTTGCTCAACATATACAGGATTTGTTGATACTATGTTTCAGTGAAGTATTGACCCTTTGCATCTCCTGAGGCCTTTCCTCCAGTGAAGTGACTATCATGGATGCTTGTTCCAGCAGGAGTGCCTACACCATATGCATTATTCACATGTGCAAAAGGTTGAGTGTTATATTTACCATTGACAAAAAGTTGATTCTAAGGATGTGACTGGTTGTTAGCATTTTGATTTCCACTTCCTCCTCTAGAGTTGTATCGGCCTCTAGGTTTGAAAGCATCAGGATAACCAATTATCTTCCAGCATTGCTCCTTTGATGACCACTCATATGACAATGTTCACATCTCAAAATAGGCCTTTTTCCTCTGTACCCTGGATCTCTACCAGCTTGTAATATAGTAGGATCATGAAGTCTATCCTGACCAGTTGCGACCTGATGACAACTGATTGTCCTTTCACTTTCATCCTCATAAATCATAGCATATGTATGCTTGGCTTACAGTGGGAGctatagatttcataagaataTGCCTTCGAGTTTGATCAAAAGAGTCATTCAAACCATTCAAAAATTGAAGTAACCTTTGGTCTTGTAGATGATCATCATATTCTTTGGATTTTGGGCAGTCACATTTAGGAGTTGAAATTATAGTGTTGTATTCATCCCAGAGCTCTTTGTGTTTCGAGTAATAAGTAGAAACAGAGCTCGTACCTTGTGTATGATTGGTGATTTCTCGATGCAATTGGAAAACTCTTACTCGATTGATTTTGTTGAATCGTTTCTTCAGATCCTCCCAAATAGCACTGGCACTTGATCCGTATACGATTCCACTTAACAAATGCTTCGAGACAGAATTCATGATCCATGAGTGCACTATTGCATCACATTTCTCCCACGCATCAGCCAAAGTATCCTGAAACTTCTCCATGCTGCAGGTTCCATTGACAAATCCCAATTTGCCTTTTCAAATGAGAGCAATCCTCATTGATCTGCTCCAAAGGCTGTAGTTCTCAGTTCCAGTTAGCTGGATAGGAATAAGCATTGAACCAGGAGTGTCTGATGGCTGTAAGAAAAGCGGGTGTTTGTGATCGATGTGTTCTTCAAGGTCTTCCATGTCAGCTTCAAATTCCCAGATATGAAAAAAGGATCGAGTTTGCGAAAGCGAATTAGAGCtcaaggctctgataccatgtcaTAATTTGTGTAGTCGAATGCACACATTCATTAAGCCATTAGAGAGAatagaaagcttgaagaagaagatattttgTGGAATGGTTTCTGTTACTTCATTCAGCTCAACTGAGCATTATTTATACATGAACGAAAGTAACATTTTCTCTAACCAACTAACTACTTTGTAATAACTAATATGACAGCTGGAATTACTAAATTAATACTAACTAATTTAGTTGGCTAACTAACTATCAGTAACAACTCACTTTATACAACATGCCTATCTACAACTACCATTGATCAACATATATTTCAATAATAATCTTTgtcaatactaatatttttcttctaactttattattttaaaaacaatattattcttttttaaaaaatattcttttgagAAAGTTGAAAATAGAATAggaattaaataaaagaaagaagagttTTTTGACATTGCACTAGGGTAGGAAAATTAATGTAACCATACAAATTTCTTGAGAAAAAGGATATTTCTCATAAGATGTTTTAACGCAACCCAACAACTGCGGCGGCACAGCGTTGAATCCATCACGATCACCGCCACTCTAAGGCAACGATTGACCCTTTTCTTCTCCGTTAGGAACATCACAACCTCTGTCGATCTGGGGAAAGGCATTCTCCGATTTTACAGTAAGTTCGTTTTTTTCTCCACTGTTTcgttttttaattcaatttgcTTGATgaattgatatttatattttgtttgtgaTTTTGGAGATGGATGGTAACAAAGATGAGGCTTTGAAATGCTTAAAAATAGCGCAAACTTCGATTGAATCTGGAAATCGTGAACGGGCGTTGAAATTCTTGAACAAAGCTCGTCGTTTAGATCCATCGCttgaaattgatgatttattgtctCAAGCTGATACTTTTCAATCGAAAAATAGTGTATCCAACTCTCCCTCTAGCTCATCTATACCCTCCGAGTCCGAAAGTAGTTGTACTCGAGTTTCTTCGTATACCGAGGAGCAAGTTACAATTGTTAGGGAGATCAAGAGGAAGAAGGATTATTACGATATCTTAGGGTTGGAGAAAAGATCTAGTGTTGAGGATGTGAGGAAATCTTATAGGAAGCTGTCTTTAAAAGTTCATCCTGATAAGAACAAGGCTCCGGGGGCGGAAGAGGCGTTTAAGATGGTGTCTAAGGCGTTTCAGTGTTTGAGTGATGAGGAGAGAAGGAGAACATATGACTCTGTTGGCTCTGAGGAGCTTGTTTATACGAGGCGTCCTACTACACGTCATCATGCTACTGGATTTCGATTTAGTGATGACGTTGATGCTGAAGAGATATTTAGGAATTTCTTCTTTGGCGGTATGAATCCGGCAACAACTACTCATTTTAGCTTTGGCACTGGAATGGGAATGGGAGGAAATCAGGGATCAAAGTCCTTATTCAAGACTTTGATTCAATTGTTGCCTGTCATATTGATCTTGTTGGTCAACTTTCTACCTTCATCAGACccagtttatttattttcaaggTCTTATCCATATGATCTTCGCCTGGCTACACAAAGGGGTGTTAACTACTATGTCAAGTCTGGGAAATTTGAACAGGAGTATCCTGTTAATACCCCAATGCGTTCCGCCCTTGAAGAAAAAATTGACAATGATTATTTCTCAATTCTATCTCACAACTGCAGGCTTGAGCGACAACAACTTCATTGGGGTTATCAACGACAAACACCAAATTGTGATACACTGAAGCAGTTCCAAGCTGCAGCTTGATTTACTGATGAAAGGGTGCAGTTTCCTCCTTGTGATATCTTACTCCCAAAATAAATTTAGTATTGGATTTTAGATTGACAATCATATGCGGTTTGGTCCCTTTTATTTAATTCCTCTCCACACGAGGACATATTTATAGATGACTTAGTGAACTTGCCAATCTTGTTTGCATTGTTTGATAATTGCTGTGTTATAATTGCAGAACATATGCTAGTTTATGTCATATTCTGCTATAAACTCTACTGGATAGTAATTCACTTTCAGACCACTGGTGGTTCGTTTGCTTTATTAAATTACTACTACAATCATGATTGGAGATCCacttcttcttttatttggaTAAATATGATTGAAGGTTGAGTTATTTAAGTTCAGGAATGAATGTCATATCTTTGTGGACAACTAGCTCAActcattttaaagttatttgGTATATTGTCGATAAGGTAGTTAACAGATTCCGTATGGTGTATGGTGCCTGCTGCTATCTTTTGGTGCATCTGGAATGAAAGGAATCTTTTGATGGGATTTCAATTCCTAACCACATTCTTAAATCCAACTGTTTAGTCTTCTTATATAGCTGGTTCAACCAGGCCCCTGTAACCACTGTTGATCTTTTTTTGGACTATGTCTGCTCTTTAGTTATTCAGTAAATTCTTGTACAGGAGCAGACCCCTCCGTAAATATTTGCCTTGCATCTTCATGATGCCTTGTAATGAAATCtccttttttcatcaaaaaaattagttaacAGATTCCAGGTTGCAGTACTCACTAGATTGTTTTATATATGAGTTTGGGCAAGGTCCAGCCGATGAGTGGTACAGCACTATTTCTGTTAGATAATACAAGCTGTTTGATCTCAATGCTGTGGTAATTACTTGACAATGGCATAGGTTTTGTGGAATATTAGATTGAATTCAGTTGAATTTTGTGACCTTTATGTTCCTCCCGTCCTCAGAAGACTTGTTGAGTTCAGCCTTTTCttgtattaaaattttacaagcaggattttgtcttttcatttctttccttcttccTTGCTGTAGTAATTTACAAAATCCCATAAACATGTATTCATTCACAAGTTCCTACTGGCTAGCATACATCGTGGTTCAGTAGGCAGTTAAGTTTGTGACGAGCTTAGACAAAACCCAGTATATGCATTTACCAGGTACATAATGAGCTATTTGAGCAATTGCTGAGTCAAGTAGGACCATTGATTTATATTGGTTCTGAGTAAAATGTTCCCCTCTTCTCTTGGTGAACAGGTGAAGTACTCCTAAAGTCTGCTAATGACGTGGGTTTTTGGCCAGTGATAAAGATCAACTGGTTACTGTGTGGCACAGTATAGATTGAGCTGACTGATTTTTTCCTtctcaataatatatttagacTTTTTTCAACCACTTCAAAGGTAATAAGTAAAGGAGTTTCTACTTGTTCTTCCTACATTTTGCCATGTACAAGGGTATACCCtatattttgattctttttgaCAAGCGGAGTGTGTATTTCTagtataatttacataaatctcatagtgttaagagttaattacattatttccctactctttttcaaattacaaaagtcccttaaaatttatggattttggaTATATCACTAGACTTTTGATACACAGGCGAGAGGGGAGGGATGTATCAGAGAAGGAATAAGACATTTGGATATATaggggagggatgtatccgaggGGATAGGATCCAGATACACAGGGGGGGATGTATTGAGAGGGGGATATGTATGTATCCGAGAGGGATAGGGATGTATCAACGAGAGGAAAGTGATGTCGCCAAGAgggtatttttgaaaaattttaaatggtagaaaattttagagattatggtCAAATAAGATGTGTAATgataaattattgtattttaaaaatggCCCTTGATGACTTCCTTGGAAATAGGGATGACAACATGGTGGTGTTGGGTGGGGTGGGttgagataatttttttctgaattgaTGTGGGCCAGTTTGCGGgtttaaacaaaaatagaagaaatactaaaatttaaaattattctaGGGGTGCTGATGGGATTGTCCAGccggttatttttaaaaaactatatcATCCCAATTTTTTAGGCATTTTATAAGTATAATCAAAATTCGGTTCTTTTAGACCGTCTCAATTATATCAGTGTTTCTTTGGTGTTGGTATGGTttcgtttttattttttatttataatgtaTCACCTCAAAATACATCATTGTTAAAACATTTCTTTCATAAGTGTGTTCTTGAAAAAgcacttcaattcttcaataaTTTGGTGTCGGTACGGTTAacttaattttcatttttatttttatttttaatgtatcaaatcaaaatacacCACTGTTAAAACATTTCTTTCATTAGTGTGTTTTTGAAGAAACacttcaattcttcaacaaGAAGCTAAAAACGTAAAACCTTGTTGCTATATTGTTTGACTTAAGACTTTCAATTAGATTGTTTGACAGAGGATTTATGATAATATCgtttgatttttaaatctaATTGATTTAAAGCTAATTAAAGGGCAAAGATTCAGAGTCATTCAGTCACCATAAGCCTGGAATCtatgttatatttatatttaaaaaatattataaaatatatttatatattaaatttaacatatttgtaatgtataaaatatatttgctgTAAGGTTATTTCGTTGCGTGCGAAAAAAAAtcgattttttttatgaattaagAAAACCAATAGGAATGGGTGGAGCAAAGCCTTCTTCACCAACTCCATTAGAGACTAATGTCAGATTGACCAACACAAAATTTGATGAAGCTACAGGAAGTCAGAGTGATTCATTATTAGCATATGCTAATGCTTATCAAAGATTAATGGGAAAATTGTTGTATGTAACCATAACTAGACcagatattaataatattattttgacacTAAGGATGTATTTGGtaagaaggaaaatatttttcatgaaaaataagtgaattactaacttattttctcatgtttggttgttagtagaaattattttttaatgtttggttgttgaatcaaaaatatttttcagaaaataccttttatttttggcttgagactaaaaaaatactctttagaaaaataatttctgatCCGAAAATCAATCACGATAATTGATCTAGAATCCGACCCCAACACCCAAACTAGGACAAGATTCCGATGATCTTTCCAAAATTCAACCATGAGATTtgacaaaaattcaaaaatatttttcttaaaaaaataaaaaattgacgtggtttgggggggggggagatAGGGGTGGGAGtgacataaaaaatgaatttcttttaaaatttgaaatatttttcaaaaacatttttttttttgatgggGGTGGCGCGGATGGGGGCgtaaaaaatgatctttttttaaatttgaaatatttcccaaaatattttaaatttttttttgatgagaATAGTCCGGTTGGGGGTGGCGGGGGTAGGGGGtagggtaaaaatgaaaaaaaaattgaaatatttttcaaaaacatttttttaaaaaagaaaattgacgGGGATGGCCTGGGTGGGGGTGCTAGGGGGTGGCGTAAAAATggctttttttaaatttgaaacttttttcataaataattcttaaattttgttttttgtttggggggggggggggggggggggNGTAgggataaaaatatttgaaatctaatttttatttttgaatgggGAGAGTCGGGTACGAGGTATAGGTAGggtgagaaaaaaattaaaggatgcAGTGGAGTTTTCGAAAacgttttccttaattttggaagggaagtcatttttcttaaatttaaggaaaatgagttgatttgaaaaatatttaagccaaccaaacatgaaacaattggaaaacatttcataccaaacacaccctaagccAATTCATGCAAACACCAAAACAACCACATTGGGAATCATCTATAATAGTAGTAATTATTTGAAACTTGCACCTGGGCATGGTATCCTTATGAGTTCATCCTCTAGTCAGGAGCTCACATGTTGGTGTGGTTCGGATTGGGCAGCATGTTCAAATACCAGAAGATATGTAACATGAAATATGATCAAGTTTGGAAATTCGTTGGTATCTTAGAAGTTCAAAAAGCAACAAATAGTGTCAAGGAGCTTTGCAGAGGCAAAATATAGGAGTATGGCTTCAACAGTAGCTGAGATTACATGATTGATAGGTCTATTTCAGGATATTGGGATGAATGTGACATATCCAGTAATTGTTATGAGCTGGGGTGTAGGCACATGGTGGTCAGGTGTCTAATTTGACACTCTTCgtcagaaaaaaatattgtatatacaagtaaaatgatatatgaaattattaaataacaaattttgAACACCCTTGACACTATAGGTTGTTGTAGCCTAGTGGTTTTAGATCTTTTTAATGGGTTTCAAACACGTTGAGTGAGTTAGTGGTCGTGTGTTCGAATCTCACTAgcaacttttttcctttttaaaaagacCTTTTGTTGTGCAATTTTTGAACACCCTTCGTGAAATTTCTGGTTCTGCCACTGATTATGAGTGATAGTAAGACAACAATACAAATTTCCTCAAATCCTACTTTTTATGAACGAACTAAGCACATAAAAATGGACTACCACTTTATTCATATCAAGATTAAAGGACTTGTTGAGACAACTTTTGTGGAGACTAAAGAACATCATGTAGATATATTGACCAAAGGGCTAAGCAAGGCAAAACATTCCTACCTAATGAGCAAGCTAGAAGTGTTCAACATTTTGCACCCTCCTTGCGGGAGAGTATTAGAGTTAGAGTCATCATGTGAAATAATTCCTTAGTCAGTTAGTTAGACTAATGATTGTTAGAATAGTGGTTATATACACAATTGTCAAGTCTAAGACAGATGGCAAAGTAGGTAATTAGAATTTCTAATCTATATATTGCATGATGTACAACCGTGGATGGTTTAGATCAATGAAATTGTAATTCACAGTACTGTCTTCTTCACATCTCTTTCTCTGAATCAGCTAGTCATTAGCGAACTATTGGAGCTAGGCTCATTGTCTAAATTTTAATACCAATACTTAGGAACATATATCACTATACTATTATGATTTATGGGAAAAGATGCAGGGTTAAGCTACATATTTTTACTTGTTGAACTTGTTCGAAAGGATTAACCTTCAAACATTCTGTACAATTAGGTATATGATCGATGGACTCTTACTATTTCTATTCACTCTTAGTACTAGACCAGATTCTTAAACAACTTGAATAATGTCGATTAAAGGCTGGATGATGTTATTTTATCATATCAATATGttatataatagtaataaagttGAATGATGTCGATTAAAGATTGGATGATACGATTTTATCATATCCACTTTTTATAATATTAGAGAGTATTAGGAGTTTAACGTTTATTTCGAGCTCTTTTTTGGtgttttacattttcttttctaGGAACTGTTTAGCTAGTGCTTTATTCTTGTTTAGTTTGAATCTTAGTTATTCTTTtggtatttatatatataaaaaatactccttccgttttattttatattaattagtttgattcaacataaaatttaagaaaaaaggaaaacttttgaaatttgtttgtttaaaataagttatagatatttgtgtggatataaattattttataatgaatattttaaaattaagttgtcattttatatagaaatatgtcacgaattaaaacaaaaaaaaaaaaaaccatgagTAATTAAATAACCACTAGACAATTTTTTGTACACtgttttttaaaacaattagggGTCGCTTGGTACAAAGTATTATAAcgcagggattagtaatgcagggattagtaatgcatggattagtaatgcaaggattagtaatgcatgtGTTATTTTTATCAATGTTTGATTCATTGCTTTCCACCTAATTTTGGATTTGgattaaaacttttacaaaaGTTCCTTaccaattatacccttgaattgttatagaattttctattttaattaattgggcCGAGATAGATAACTAttggacaatattatttttataattgagtcttattactaaatttttagagctcaaattatcaaaattcaaTTGCTTTGAAATTAAATAAGGCTATTACtttggttttttttcttttcataaatgacGTGTTGCTATAATTACAATGTCGTTTGAAAAAAATCAGGAACACTGAGAATGTTTTCTGTTTCGGTTCCTTTTATGATACATGTTATAGACAATccattattttatttctcaGCTTATCCTATTTACAAACctagttataaaaaaatttaaaaagaatagaTGGAATTCGGAATTAGTTAGAAATTTCACTTTAACATTTGAGTCCTTTTTAatctaaatatttaatttcttcgTT
The DNA window shown above is from Solanum stenotomum isolate F172 chromosome 6, ASM1918654v1, whole genome shotgun sequence and carries:
- the LOC125868554 gene encoding chaperone protein dnaJ 49-like, coding for MDGNKDEALKCLKIAQTSIESGNRERALKFLNKARRLDPSLEIDDLLSQADTFQSKNSVSNSPSSSSIPSESESSCTRVSSYTEEQVTIVREIKRKKDYYDILGLEKRSSVEDVRKSYRKLSLKVHPDKNKAPGAEEAFKMVSKAFQCLSDEERRRTYDSVGSEELVYTRRPTTRHHATGFRFSDDVDAEEIFRNFFFGGMNPATTTHFSFGTGMGMGGNQGSKSLFKTLIQLLPVILILLVNFLPSSDPVYLFSRSYPYDLRLATQRGVNYYVKSGKFEQEYPVNTPMRSALEEKIDNDYFSILSHNCRLERQQLHWGYQRQTPNCDTLKQFQAAA